One Mugil cephalus isolate CIBA_MC_2020 chromosome 10, CIBA_Mcephalus_1.1, whole genome shotgun sequence genomic window carries:
- the snx20 gene encoding sorting nexin-20 isoform X1 has product MAEPQMDPDSTAPGCSYDLLDEPDVCGSSLTTKELQQNWKMLKQRERPVKLLFEIPSTRIVQEHLSKYVVYEVVLMRSGSFDSRRVSVQRRYSDFSRLHQRLQEEFQEEVEELVLPPKLLRGNFCPEKVSGRRLALQDYLAQLFAARCVRHSPLFAGFLSDAEQRRAHELLRAGQFEGAVEQLQTVLEIQEKLLPWQKPTLLVPTLAALAVCYRDLEKPEQALGTAQRALPPVRRYGLKSYRAPLLELLVDLGYQLGRPVAQLQEELRTQRDAERGEVSRRSLKEVVIHEFL; this is encoded by the exons ATGGCAGAACCACAGATGGACCCTGACTCCACGGCTCCAG GTTGTAGCTATGACCTCCTTGATGAACCAGATGTGTGTGGTTCCAGTTTAACGAcgaaggagctgcagcagaactgGAAGAtgttgaagcagagagagagaccagtCAAGCTGCTGTTTGAAATCCCCTCAACTCGTATCGTACAGGAACATCTCAGCAAATACGTG GTCTATGAGGTGGTCCTGATGCGCTCCGGGAGCTTTGACTCTCGCCGGGTTTCGGTGCAGCGCCGCTACAGCGACTTCTCTCGCCTCCACCAGCGACTCCAGGAGGAGttccaggaggaggtggaggagctggttCTGCCTCCGAAGCTCCTGAGGGGGAACTTCTGCCCCGAGAAGGTGTCGGGGCGGCGGCTGGCGCTGCAGGACTACCTGGCCCAGCTGTTCGCCGCGCGCTGCGTCCGACACTCGCCCCTGTTCGCCGGCTTCCTCAGCGACGCGGAGCAGCGCCGGGCCCACGAGCTGCTGAGGGCGGGCCAGTTTGAGGGGgctgtggagcagctgcagacGGTTCTGGAGATCCAGGAGAAGCTGCTGCCGTGGCAGAAGCCCACCCTCCTGGTCCCCACCCTGGCCGCCCTCGCCGTCTGTTACCGGGACCTGGAGAAACCGGAGCAGGCGTTGGGCACCGCCCAGAGAGCGCTGCCCCCGGTGAGGCGCTATGGGCTGAAGAGCTACAGGGCGccgctgctggagctgctggtggaCCTGGGCTACCAGCTGGGACGCCCCGTGgctcagctgcaggaggagctgaggaccCAGAGGGACgcagagaggggggaggtgTCCCGCCGCTCGCTGAAGGAGGTAGTGATCCATGAGTTCCTCTGA
- the snx20 gene encoding sorting nexin-20 isoform X2 produces the protein MLKQRERPVKLLFEIPSTRIVQEHLSKYVVYEVVLMRSGSFDSRRVSVQRRYSDFSRLHQRLQEEFQEEVEELVLPPKLLRGNFCPEKVSGRRLALQDYLAQLFAARCVRHSPLFAGFLSDAEQRRAHELLRAGQFEGAVEQLQTVLEIQEKLLPWQKPTLLVPTLAALAVCYRDLEKPEQALGTAQRALPPVRRYGLKSYRAPLLELLVDLGYQLGRPVAQLQEELRTQRDAERGEVSRRSLKEVVIHEFL, from the exons AtgttgaagcagagagagagaccagtCAAGCTGCTGTTTGAAATCCCCTCAACTCGTATCGTACAGGAACATCTCAGCAAATACGTG GTCTATGAGGTGGTCCTGATGCGCTCCGGGAGCTTTGACTCTCGCCGGGTTTCGGTGCAGCGCCGCTACAGCGACTTCTCTCGCCTCCACCAGCGACTCCAGGAGGAGttccaggaggaggtggaggagctggttCTGCCTCCGAAGCTCCTGAGGGGGAACTTCTGCCCCGAGAAGGTGTCGGGGCGGCGGCTGGCGCTGCAGGACTACCTGGCCCAGCTGTTCGCCGCGCGCTGCGTCCGACACTCGCCCCTGTTCGCCGGCTTCCTCAGCGACGCGGAGCAGCGCCGGGCCCACGAGCTGCTGAGGGCGGGCCAGTTTGAGGGGgctgtggagcagctgcagacGGTTCTGGAGATCCAGGAGAAGCTGCTGCCGTGGCAGAAGCCCACCCTCCTGGTCCCCACCCTGGCCGCCCTCGCCGTCTGTTACCGGGACCTGGAGAAACCGGAGCAGGCGTTGGGCACCGCCCAGAGAGCGCTGCCCCCGGTGAGGCGCTATGGGCTGAAGAGCTACAGGGCGccgctgctggagctgctggtggaCCTGGGCTACCAGCTGGGACGCCCCGTGgctcagctgcaggaggagctgaggaccCAGAGGGACgcagagaggggggaggtgTCCCGCCGCTCGCTGAAGGAGGTAGTGATCCATGAGTTCCTCTGA